Proteins encoded in a region of the Streptomyces akebiae genome:
- the hmgA gene encoding homogentisate 1,2-dioxygenase, producing the protein MSGDARKTAEGLEYLSGFGNEHASEAVPGALPHGRNSPQRAPLGLYAEQLSGTAFTEPRSHNRRSWLYRIRPSAAHPAFTRTDNGALRTAPFTETVPDPNRLRWNPLPEPPAGTDFLDGLWTLGGNGDAARRTGMAVHLYHADSAMERVFGDADGELLIVPERGGLLLRTEFGLLRAEPGEVALIPRGVRFRVDLLDASARGYVCENYGAPFRLPDLGPIGANGLASARDFRAPVAAYEDVEGPVEVVNKFCGNLWTATYDHSPLDVVAWHGNHTPYVYDLRRFNVIGTISYDHPDPSIFTVLTSPSDTPGLAAVDFVVFAPRWLVGEDTFRPPYFHRNVMSEYMGLIEGAYDAKTAGEGGFVPGGGSLHNMMSAHGPDRETFDRASTAELKPQRVDDGLAFMFETRWPVLTTEQAARSEQLQQGYDDVWSGLRRHFGPLH; encoded by the coding sequence ATGAGCGGGGACGCGAGGAAGACGGCCGAGGGGCTGGAGTACCTCTCCGGCTTCGGCAACGAACACGCCTCGGAGGCGGTCCCGGGCGCGCTGCCGCACGGCCGCAACTCCCCGCAGCGCGCCCCGCTCGGCCTGTACGCGGAGCAGCTCAGCGGCACCGCGTTCACCGAACCGAGGTCGCACAACCGCCGCTCCTGGCTCTACCGGATCCGCCCGTCGGCCGCGCACCCCGCGTTCACGCGCACGGACAACGGCGCGCTGCGCACGGCCCCTTTCACCGAGACCGTCCCCGACCCCAACCGGCTGCGCTGGAACCCGCTGCCGGAGCCCCCGGCGGGCACCGACTTCCTCGACGGCCTGTGGACCCTCGGCGGCAACGGCGACGCCGCGCGGCGCACGGGCATGGCCGTACACCTGTATCACGCCGATTCCGCCATGGAACGGGTCTTCGGCGACGCGGACGGCGAACTCCTGATCGTCCCGGAGCGGGGCGGCCTCCTGCTGCGCACGGAGTTCGGCCTGCTGCGCGCGGAACCCGGTGAGGTCGCCCTGATCCCCCGGGGCGTCCGCTTCCGCGTCGACCTCCTCGACGCCTCCGCCCGCGGCTACGTCTGCGAGAACTACGGCGCCCCCTTCCGCCTCCCCGACCTCGGCCCGATCGGCGCCAACGGCCTCGCGAGCGCCCGTGACTTCCGGGCGCCGGTGGCCGCGTACGAGGACGTCGAGGGCCCGGTGGAGGTGGTGAACAAGTTCTGCGGCAACCTCTGGACGGCCACCTACGACCACTCCCCGCTCGACGTGGTCGCCTGGCACGGCAACCACACCCCGTACGTCTACGACCTGCGCCGTTTCAACGTCATCGGGACGATCTCGTACGACCACCCGGACCCGTCGATCTTCACCGTGCTCACCTCGCCGAGCGACACCCCGGGCCTCGCGGCGGTGGACTTCGTGGTGTTCGCGCCGCGCTGGCTGGTGGGTGAGGACACGTTCCGGCCGCCCTACTTCCACCGGAACGTGATGAGCGAGTACATGGGTCTGATCGAGGGCGCGTACGACGCGAAGACAGCCGGAGAAGGGGGCTTCGTGCCCGGGGGCGGCTCGCTGCACAACATGATGTCGGCGCACGGTCCGGACCGGGAGACGTTCGACCGGGCGAGCACGGCGGAGCTGAAGCCGCAACGGGTGGACGACGGGCTCGCGTTCATGTTCGAGACGCGCTGGCCCGTCCTCACCACCGAGCAGGCGGCCCGCTCGGAGCAGTTGCAGCAGGGGTACGACGACGTGTGGTCCGGGCTCCGTCGTCACTTCGGCCCGTTGCACTGA
- a CDS encoding TetR/AcrR family transcriptional regulator: MKPVSQATSLRRAPVQRRSAERLTRILDACADLLDEVGYDALSTRAVALRAGVPIGSVYRFFGNKRAMADALAERNLDRFTDRVTRRLQATGGRDWRTAMDAVLDEYLDMKRNTPGFALIDFGNQIPVGGSRQEPNHRVADRLSDLLSAFIDRTPDEDLRRTFLIAVETADTLVHLAFRVSPEGDERIIAEMRELLRAYLARVLD; encoded by the coding sequence ATGAAGCCCGTGTCCCAGGCGACCTCCCTGCGCCGCGCCCCCGTGCAACGGCGCAGTGCCGAACGACTGACCAGGATCCTCGACGCCTGCGCCGACCTCCTCGACGAGGTCGGCTACGACGCGCTGAGCACCCGTGCCGTGGCGCTGCGCGCGGGTGTGCCCATCGGCTCCGTCTACCGCTTCTTCGGCAACAAGCGCGCGATGGCCGACGCGCTGGCCGAACGCAACCTGGACCGTTTCACCGACCGGGTCACCCGCCGTCTCCAGGCGACGGGCGGCCGGGACTGGCGCACCGCCATGGACGCCGTCCTCGACGAGTACCTCGACATGAAACGCAACACCCCGGGCTTCGCCCTCATCGACTTCGGCAACCAGATCCCGGTCGGCGGCAGCCGCCAGGAACCCAATCACCGCGTCGCCGACCGCCTGTCCGACCTGCTCTCCGCGTTCATCGACCGCACCCCCGACGAGGACCTGCGCCGCACCTTCCTGATCGCCGTCGAGACCGCCGACACCCTGGTGCACCTGGCCTTCCGGGTCTCCCCGGAGGGCGACGAGCGGATCATCGCGGAGATGCGGGAGCTGCTGCGGGCCTATCTCGCGCGCGTACTGGACTGA
- a CDS encoding molybdopterin oxidoreductase family protein produces MSTTTDSRTALRVCPLCEATCGLTLTIEGTRVTGARGDRDDVFSKGFICPKGASFGAADGDPDRLRTPLVRKDGELREATWEEAFDAVAAGLRPVVETHGPNAVGVVLGNPNVHTMAGALYPPVLLAGLGTRSLFTASTVDQMPKHVSSGLLYGDAHAIPVPDLDRTDHLLLLGANPLESNGSLCTAPDFPGKLKALKARGGTLTVVDPRLTRTAKLADRHIAIRPGTDALLLAAMAHALFGEALVDLGDLAPHVQGTAELASAIREFTPEAVAGACDVDAGTIRALARELATAPTAAVYGRIGSCTVPHGTLASWLVDVLNILTGNLDRPGGALFPHSATDKTPRPAGPGRGFALGRWHSRVGGHPEAKGELPLSALAEEIDTATPEGSPIRALITVAANPVLSAPDGDRLDKALDSLDFMVSVDPYLGETARHADVVLPPPPPSQAPHFDFAFNAFAVHNQVRYNRAAVPLEDGRMAETEILARLTLAATGMHGADPSAVDDLVIGQTLGKAVKEAHSPVHGRDPRELAGLLTGDTGPERRLDMMLRLGPYGEGFGAQPDGLTLDKLLAHPHGIDLGPLKPRLPQPLKTVSGRIELLPQPIVDDLPRLRTALRERPEGLVLIGRRHLRSNNSWLHNIPALTGGTNRCTLHIHPDDADRLGLADGDAVRIKGAGGEVTAPAEVTDVVRQGVVSLPHGWGHDRPGTRMSHAAVDPGVNVNQLLDGSLLDPLSGNAVLNGIPVELSRAGATL; encoded by the coding sequence GTGTCCACCACCACCGACTCCCGCACCGCCCTGCGCGTCTGCCCGCTCTGCGAGGCGACCTGCGGACTCACCCTCACCATCGAGGGGACCCGGGTCACCGGGGCCCGCGGTGACCGGGACGATGTGTTCAGCAAGGGATTCATCTGCCCCAAGGGCGCCTCGTTCGGGGCGGCCGACGGCGACCCCGACCGGCTGCGCACCCCGCTGGTCCGCAAGGACGGGGAGCTGCGGGAGGCCACCTGGGAGGAGGCCTTCGACGCCGTCGCCGCCGGACTGCGACCGGTCGTCGAGACACACGGTCCGAACGCCGTCGGCGTCGTCCTCGGCAACCCGAACGTCCACACCATGGCCGGCGCCCTCTACCCGCCCGTCCTGCTCGCCGGACTCGGCACCCGCAGCCTGTTCACCGCCTCCACCGTCGACCAGATGCCCAAGCACGTCTCCAGCGGACTGCTCTACGGCGACGCCCACGCCATCCCCGTCCCCGACCTGGATCGCACCGACCATCTGCTGCTCCTCGGTGCCAACCCCCTGGAGTCCAACGGCAGTCTGTGCACCGCCCCCGACTTCCCCGGCAAGCTCAAGGCCCTCAAGGCGCGCGGCGGCACCCTCACCGTCGTCGACCCCCGCCTGACCCGCACGGCCAAGCTCGCCGACCGGCACATCGCCATCCGGCCGGGCACCGACGCGCTGCTGCTGGCGGCGATGGCCCATGCGCTGTTCGGGGAGGCGCTCGTCGACCTCGGGGACCTCGCCCCGCATGTCCAGGGGACAGCCGAACTCGCCTCCGCCATCAGGGAGTTCACCCCCGAAGCCGTCGCCGGGGCCTGTGACGTCGACGCCGGGACCATCCGCGCACTCGCCCGTGAACTGGCCACCGCGCCCACCGCCGCCGTCTACGGCCGCATCGGCAGCTGCACCGTCCCGCACGGCACCCTCGCCAGCTGGCTGGTCGACGTCCTCAACATCCTCACCGGCAACCTCGACCGACCCGGCGGCGCCCTGTTCCCGCACTCCGCGACGGACAAGACGCCCCGGCCCGCCGGACCCGGCCGGGGCTTCGCCCTCGGGCGCTGGCACAGCAGGGTCGGCGGCCACCCCGAGGCCAAGGGCGAACTGCCGCTGTCCGCGCTCGCCGAGGAGATCGACACCGCCACCCCCGAGGGCAGCCCGATCCGCGCCCTCATCACCGTCGCCGCCAACCCCGTGCTCTCCGCCCCCGACGGCGACCGCCTCGACAAGGCCCTGGACTCGCTGGACTTCATGGTCAGCGTCGACCCCTACCTCGGCGAGACCGCACGCCACGCCGACGTGGTCCTGCCGCCGCCCCCGCCCTCGCAGGCCCCGCACTTCGACTTCGCGTTCAACGCCTTCGCCGTGCACAACCAGGTCCGCTACAACCGCGCCGCCGTCCCCCTGGAGGACGGCCGCATGGCCGAGACGGAGATCCTCGCCCGCCTCACCCTCGCCGCCACCGGTATGCACGGTGCCGACCCCTCCGCCGTCGACGACCTCGTCATCGGCCAGACCCTGGGCAAGGCCGTGAAGGAGGCCCACTCACCCGTCCACGGCCGCGACCCGCGCGAACTCGCGGGCCTGCTCACCGGCGACACCGGCCCCGAGCGCCGGCTCGACATGATGCTGCGCCTCGGCCCGTACGGCGAGGGCTTCGGCGCACAGCCGGACGGACTGACGCTGGACAAGCTCCTCGCCCACCCGCACGGCATCGACCTCGGGCCGCTGAAGCCCCGGCTGCCGCAGCCGCTGAAGACGGTCAGCGGCAGGATCGAACTGCTGCCGCAGCCGATCGTCGACGATCTGCCGAGGCTTCGCACCGCCCTGCGGGAGCGCCCGGAGGGCCTGGTCCTCATCGGCCGCCGCCATCTGCGGTCCAACAACAGCTGGCTGCACAACATCCCCGCCCTCACCGGCGGCACCAACCGCTGCACCCTCCACATCCACCCCGACGATGCCGACCGCCTCGGCCTCGCCGACGGCGACGCCGTACGGATCAAGGGCGCCGGGGGAGAGGTCACCGCTCCCGCCGAGGTCACCGACGTCGTACGACAGGGTGTCGTGAGCCTTCCGCACGGCTGGGGACACGACCGTCCGGGCACCCGCATGAGCCACGCGGCGGTCGACCCCGGGGTCAACGTCAACCAGCTCCTCGACGGCTCGCTGCTCGACCCGCTGTCGGGCAACGCGGTCCTCAACGGCATCCCCGTGGAGCTGTCCCGAGCAGGCGCAACGCTGTGA
- a CDS encoding CitMHS family transporter — translation MLTILGFAMIATFLVLIMMKKMSPIAALVLIPALFCVFVGKGAQLGDYVIEGVGNLAPTAAMLMFAIVYFGLMIDVGLFDPIVRGILKFCKADPLRIVVGTALLAAIVSLDGDGSTTFMITVSAMYPLYKRLKMSLVVMTGVAATANGVMNTLPWGGPTARAATALKLDAGDIFVPMIPALLVGLLFVFVLAYFLGLRERKRLGVLSLDEVLEQEKIVKDEEKSGSEETVLVGAGASSAAGSGSGSGDDKVRTTKATGAAGSGTDAESEDDDVDDVRLQGLDPNRPTLRPKLYWFNALLTVALLTAMIMELLPIPVLFLLGAALALTVNFPHIPDQKDRLAAHADNVLNVSGMVFAAAVFTGVLQGTGMVDSMAKWIVDGIPGGMGPHMALVTGFLSLPLTYFMSNDGFYFGVLPVLAEAGAAHGVSPLEIARASLVGQPLHMSSPLVPAVYVLVGMAKVEFGDHTKFVVKWAAATSLIILAAGVLFGII, via the coding sequence ATGTTGACCATCCTCGGCTTCGCCATGATCGCGACCTTCCTGGTCCTGATCATGATGAAGAAGATGTCGCCGATCGCGGCACTCGTACTGATCCCCGCGCTCTTCTGCGTGTTCGTCGGAAAGGGAGCCCAACTCGGCGACTACGTCATCGAGGGGGTGGGCAATCTCGCGCCCACCGCCGCGATGCTGATGTTCGCCATCGTCTACTTCGGCCTCATGATCGACGTCGGCCTCTTCGACCCGATCGTCCGAGGCATCCTGAAGTTCTGCAAGGCCGACCCGCTGCGCATCGTCGTCGGCACGGCCCTGCTCGCCGCGATCGTCTCGCTGGACGGCGACGGCTCGACCACCTTCATGATCACCGTCTCGGCGATGTACCCGCTGTACAAGCGCCTGAAGATGAGCCTGGTCGTGATGACCGGTGTCGCCGCCACCGCCAACGGCGTGATGAACACGCTGCCCTGGGGCGGCCCGACCGCCCGCGCCGCCACGGCGCTCAAGCTCGACGCCGGTGACATCTTCGTCCCGATGATCCCGGCGCTCCTCGTCGGCCTGCTCTTCGTCTTCGTCCTCGCCTACTTCCTCGGTCTGCGCGAGCGCAAGCGCCTCGGTGTGCTGAGCCTCGACGAGGTGCTGGAGCAGGAGAAGATCGTCAAGGACGAGGAGAAGTCCGGCTCCGAGGAGACCGTGCTCGTCGGCGCGGGCGCCTCGTCGGCCGCCGGATCCGGTTCCGGTTCCGGTGACGACAAGGTCCGTACGACGAAGGCCACCGGCGCGGCGGGCTCCGGCACCGACGCCGAGTCCGAGGACGACGACGTCGACGACGTCCGCCTCCAGGGGCTGGACCCCAACCGCCCGACGCTGCGCCCCAAGCTGTACTGGTTCAACGCGCTGCTCACGGTGGCGCTGCTGACCGCCATGATCATGGAGTTGCTGCCGATCCCGGTGCTCTTCCTGCTCGGTGCCGCGCTCGCGCTGACGGTCAACTTCCCCCACATCCCCGACCAGAAGGACCGGCTCGCCGCCCACGCGGACAACGTCCTCAACGTCTCCGGCATGGTCTTCGCCGCCGCCGTCTTCACCGGCGTCCTCCAGGGCACCGGCATGGTCGACTCGATGGCCAAGTGGATCGTCGACGGCATCCCGGGCGGCATGGGACCGCACATGGCCCTGGTCACCGGCTTCCTGAGCCTGCCGCTCACCTACTTCATGTCCAACGACGGCTTCTACTTCGGCGTCCTGCCGGTCCTCGCCGAGGCCGGTGCCGCCCACGGGGTCTCGCCGCTGGAGATCGCCCGCGCCTCCCTCGTCGGTCAGCCGCTGCACATGTCCAGCCCGCTGGTCCCGGCCGTGTACGTGCTCGTGGGTATGGCCAAGGTCGAGTTCGGCGACCACACCAAGTTCGTGGTGAAGTGGGCGGCGGCGACCTCGCTGATCATCCTCGCCGCCGGCGTGCTGTTCGGCATCATCTGA
- a CDS encoding MFS transporter: MRPGRNRGWLLRLVIAFSFAQGAVSMARPAVSYRALALGADERAVGVIAGVYALLPLFAAIPLGRRTDQGRCAPLLPIGVVLISGGCVLSGLADSLVAMAVWSGVMGLGHLSFVIGAQSLVARQSAPHEHDRNFGHFTIGASLGQLVGPIAAGALIGGPDMARTSALALVVAGAGAAVAVTSLWRIERPVDPDSRTAQGERVPVHRILRTRGVPGGIFISLAVLSATDILTAYLPVVGEHRGIAPSVIGLLLSLRAAATIACRLVMTPMLRLLGRTALLTVTCVLGALLCAGIALPVPVWALALILAALGFCLGVGQPLSMTTVVQAAPDDARSTALALRLTGNRLGQAGAPAAAGLIAGVAGVAAPFVMLGALLLVSSVIALRSPAEQGRGSGAPREKRNKRNNRNKRKGAAKGTVKGEGEEAGKSSRPDAALGRQGDI; the protein is encoded by the coding sequence ATGAGGCCCGGTAGGAACCGCGGCTGGCTGCTCCGCCTCGTCATCGCCTTCAGCTTCGCGCAGGGGGCGGTGTCGATGGCCCGGCCCGCCGTGTCCTACCGGGCCCTCGCGTTGGGCGCCGACGAACGGGCCGTCGGTGTGATCGCGGGGGTCTACGCCCTGCTCCCGCTCTTCGCCGCCATCCCGCTCGGCCGCAGGACCGACCAGGGCCGGTGCGCGCCCCTGCTGCCGATCGGGGTCGTCCTCATATCCGGTGGCTGCGTGCTGAGCGGTCTGGCCGACTCCCTGGTGGCGATGGCTGTCTGGAGCGGTGTGATGGGCCTCGGTCACCTCTCCTTCGTGATCGGTGCCCAGTCCCTGGTGGCCCGCCAGTCCGCGCCGCACGAACACGACCGCAACTTCGGCCACTTCACCATCGGCGCCTCCCTCGGCCAGTTGGTCGGCCCGATCGCCGCGGGCGCCCTGATCGGCGGCCCGGACATGGCCCGGACGAGCGCCCTGGCGCTGGTGGTCGCGGGGGCCGGGGCGGCGGTCGCGGTCACCTCGCTGTGGCGGATAGAGCGCCCCGTCGACCCCGACTCCCGTACGGCGCAGGGCGAACGCGTGCCCGTGCACCGCATTCTGCGTACCCGTGGCGTGCCGGGGGGCATCTTCATCAGCCTCGCCGTGCTCTCGGCGACGGACATCCTCACCGCGTATCTGCCGGTGGTCGGTGAACACCGGGGCATCGCGCCGTCGGTCATCGGCCTCCTGCTGAGCCTGCGGGCGGCGGCGACCATCGCGTGCCGTCTGGTGATGACGCCCATGCTGCGGCTGCTCGGCCGGACCGCGCTGCTCACGGTCACCTGTGTGCTGGGGGCCCTGCTGTGCGCCGGGATCGCGCTGCCGGTGCCGGTGTGGGCGCTCGCCCTGATCCTCGCCGCCCTCGGCTTCTGCCTCGGGGTGGGGCAGCCGCTGTCCATGACGACGGTGGTCCAGGCCGCGCCGGACGACGCCCGGTCCACCGCCCTCGCGCTGCGACTGACCGGAAACCGGCTGGGACAGGCCGGGGCGCCCGCCGCCGCGGGTCTGATCGCCGGGGTCGCGGGCGTGGCCGCGCCCTTCGTGATGCTGGGCGCGCTGCTGCTGGTGTCGTCGGTCATCGCCCTGCGCTCGCCTGCGGAGCAGGGGCGGGGGAGCGGCGCGCCGAGGGAGAAGAGGAACAAGCGGAACAATCGGAACAAGCGGAAGGGGGCGGCGAAGGGGACGGTGAAGGGGGAGGGGGAGGAGGCAGGGAAGAGCTCCCGGCCCGACGCGGCCCTGGGCCGTCAGGGGGATATCTGA
- a CDS encoding class F sortase, which yields MATALVVGGVHLAEGRERTGTAGSGSAWADSGARGAGAPRARASLYFTPPPPEESAPPPPATAEQRAERTEPTVPTGPGTAEGSRPSHRWAPQTPARPTSSTPARPTSSTPAQSVRSVPPTPRPAEPRKPARPRTLPSSPATTVTIPYLGIEAPVTGLRLDDRRRLPAPPDDKPKLVGWYTEGPAPGGPGTAVVVGHRDTRTGPAVFAALDVIKPGRLVEVLRADGRTAVYTVDAVKSYEKDRFPSKEVYGHRGRPELRLITCGGTYDRRKGYGSNVVVFAHLTATREPARQS from the coding sequence ATGGCCACCGCGCTGGTGGTGGGCGGCGTCCATCTGGCGGAGGGCAGGGAGCGGACCGGGACCGCAGGGTCCGGCTCCGCCTGGGCCGACTCCGGGGCGCGCGGTGCGGGGGCACCACGCGCCCGGGCGTCCCTGTACTTCACGCCCCCTCCACCCGAGGAGTCCGCACCCCCGCCGCCGGCGACCGCCGAGCAACGGGCCGAGCGCACCGAACCGACCGTGCCGACCGGACCCGGCACCGCGGAGGGCTCCCGGCCCTCGCACCGGTGGGCGCCCCAGACACCCGCCCGGCCGACGTCGTCCACGCCCGCCCGGCCGACATCGTCCACGCCCGCCCAGTCCGTACGGTCCGTGCCGCCCACCCCCAGGCCGGCCGAGCCGAGGAAGCCCGCCCGTCCCCGTACGCTGCCGTCCTCCCCGGCGACGACCGTCACCATCCCCTACCTCGGCATCGAGGCGCCGGTGACCGGTCTCCGCCTCGACGACCGTCGACGGCTCCCCGCGCCGCCGGACGACAAGCCGAAGCTGGTCGGCTGGTACACGGAGGGGCCCGCGCCCGGCGGACCCGGCACGGCGGTCGTCGTCGGTCACCGGGACACCCGGACGGGCCCCGCCGTCTTCGCCGCGCTGGACGTGATCAAGCCCGGCCGTCTGGTGGAGGTCCTGCGGGCGGACGGCCGCACCGCCGTCTACACCGTGGACGCCGTGAAGTCGTACGAGAAGGACCGCTTCCCCAGCAAGGAGGTGTACGGCCATCGCGGGCGCCCCGAGTTGCGCCTGATCACCTGTGGTGGCACGTACGACCGGCGGAAGGGCTACGGGAGCAACGTCGTCGTCTTCGCCCACCTCACCGCGACCAGGGAACCGGCGCGCCAGTCGTGA
- a CDS encoding DUF3574 domain-containing protein has translation MNVHPASPRARRVTRARVALAATACLLVVGAPTAYATLAEDAPVGSVVAPARGTPYIETRLLFGTERPGGGPAVTDEQFMTFVDREVTPGFPDGLTVQEGRGQWRDATGTIEKERSYELILLYPVSSATASDRRIEEIRGDYREEFAQEAVARVDDRKRVDF, from the coding sequence ATGAACGTACACCCCGCCTCCCCCCGCGCCCGCCGTGTCACCCGCGCCCGGGTCGCCCTCGCGGCCACCGCCTGTCTGCTGGTGGTGGGCGCCCCGACCGCGTACGCCACCCTCGCCGAGGACGCCCCCGTCGGCTCCGTGGTCGCCCCGGCGCGCGGGACGCCCTACATCGAGACGCGGCTCCTCTTCGGCACCGAACGGCCAGGCGGCGGTCCGGCCGTCACCGACGAGCAGTTCATGACCTTCGTCGACCGCGAGGTCACCCCCGGGTTTCCGGACGGGCTGACCGTGCAGGAGGGGCGTGGGCAGTGGCGGGACGCGACCGGGACGATCGAGAAGGAGCGGTCGTACGAGCTGATCCTGCTGTATCCGGTGTCGTCGGCCACCGCGAGCGACCGGAGGATCGAGGAGATCCGCGGCGACTATCGCGAGGAGTTCGCGCAGGAGGCCGTGGCGCGGGTCGACGACAGGAAGCGGGTCGACTTCTGA
- a CDS encoding aldehyde dehydrogenase family protein produces MKAHDGMYIGGTWRPAAGTDTIEVVNPADEQVIDRVPAGTAEDVDAAVGAARAALPGWAATPPAERGAIIGALRDALAARREEIAETVTAELGAPLPLSQRVHADLPVTVAGSYAELAAEHAFEERVGNSTVHHEPIGVVGAITPWNYPLHQIVAKVAPALAAGCTVVLKPAEDTPLTAQLFAEAVHEAGVPAGVFNLVTGLGPVAGQALAEHDGVDLVSFTGSTAVGRRIAATAGAAVKKVALELGGKSANVILPSADLAKAVSVGVANVMSNSGQTCSAWTRMLVHTSQYDEAVELAAQAAAKYGDRIGPLVNAKQQARVRGYIEKGVAEGARLIAGGPESPREQGYFVSPTVFADVTPEMTIAQEEIFGPVLSILRYEDEADALRIANGTVYGLAGAVWAGDESEAVAFARRMDTGQVDINGGRFNPRAPFGGYKQSGVGRELGAHGLAEYLQTKSLQF; encoded by the coding sequence ATGAAGGCACACGACGGCATGTACATCGGCGGTACCTGGCGCCCCGCCGCCGGGACCGACACGATCGAGGTCGTGAACCCGGCCGACGAGCAGGTGATCGACCGCGTCCCGGCGGGCACCGCCGAGGACGTCGACGCCGCCGTGGGCGCCGCCCGCGCCGCTCTGCCCGGCTGGGCCGCGACCCCGCCCGCCGAGCGGGGAGCGATCATCGGCGCGCTGCGCGACGCGCTCGCCGCGCGTCGGGAGGAGATCGCCGAGACGGTCACGGCGGAGCTCGGCGCGCCGCTGCCGCTCTCCCAGAGGGTGCACGCGGACCTGCCGGTCACGGTCGCCGGCTCGTACGCCGAGCTGGCCGCCGAGCACGCCTTCGAGGAGAGGGTCGGCAACTCCACCGTGCACCACGAGCCCATCGGCGTCGTCGGCGCGATCACCCCCTGGAACTACCCGCTGCACCAGATCGTCGCCAAGGTCGCCCCGGCCCTCGCCGCCGGCTGCACCGTGGTCCTGAAGCCGGCCGAGGACACCCCGCTGACCGCGCAGCTCTTCGCCGAGGCCGTCCACGAGGCGGGCGTACCCGCTGGAGTGTTCAACCTGGTCACCGGTCTGGGCCCGGTCGCCGGGCAGGCGCTCGCCGAGCACGACGGCGTCGACCTGGTCTCCTTCACCGGATCCACGGCGGTGGGCCGACGCATCGCCGCGACGGCCGGGGCCGCCGTCAAGAAGGTGGCCCTGGAACTCGGCGGCAAGTCCGCCAACGTGATCCTCCCGAGCGCCGACCTCGCCAAGGCGGTGAGCGTCGGCGTCGCCAACGTCATGTCCAACTCCGGTCAGACGTGCAGTGCCTGGACGCGGATGCTCGTCCACACCTCCCAGTACGACGAGGCCGTCGAGCTGGCCGCCCAGGCCGCCGCGAAGTACGGCGACCGCATCGGCCCGCTCGTCAACGCCAAGCAGCAGGCGCGGGTGCGGGGTTACATCGAGAAGGGTGTGGCCGAGGGCGCCCGCCTGATCGCGGGCGGCCCCGAATCCCCGCGCGAGCAGGGCTACTTCGTCAGCCCCACCGTCTTCGCCGACGTGACCCCCGAGATGACGATCGCCCAGGAGGAGATCTTCGGCCCGGTCCTGTCGATCCTCCGCTACGAGGACGAGGCCGACGCCCTGCGGATCGCCAACGGCACGGTGTACGGGCTGGCCGGCGCGGTCTGGGCCGGCGACGAGAGCGAGGCCGTGGCCTTCGCCCGCCGGATGGACACCGGCCAGGTCGACATCAACGGCGGTCGCTTCAACCCGCGCGCCCCGTTCGGGGGGTACAAGCAGTCGGGAGTGGGGCGCGAGCTGGGCGCGCACGGTCTGGCGGAGTACCTCCAGACCAAGTCCCTTCAGTTCTGA
- a CDS encoding Zn-dependent alcohol dehydrogenase codes for MAVRAAVLPAVGAPLEITEIELPDPGPGQVRVRLAAAGVCHSDLSLSDGTMRVPVPAVLGHEGAGTVLAVGDGVTHVSPGDGVVLNWAPACGNCHACSLGEVWLCANALLGSGNVYARRASDGADLHPGLNVAAFAEETVVAAGCVLPAPDGVPLTEAALLGCAVLTGYGAVHHAARVREGETVAVFGAGGVGLAALQAARIAGASRIVAVDVSPAKEELARAAGATEYVVASENTAREIRGLTGKQGVDVAVECVGRAVTIRTAWESTRRGGRTTVVGIGGRDQQVTFNALEIFHWGRTLAGCVYGNSDPARDVPVLADHVRAGRLDLSALVTDRISLDDIPVAFDNMRAGKGGRALVTF; via the coding sequence ATGGCCGTTCGAGCCGCTGTACTGCCCGCCGTCGGTGCCCCGTTGGAGATCACGGAGATCGAGCTGCCGGACCCCGGGCCCGGCCAGGTCCGGGTGCGGCTCGCCGCCGCCGGGGTCTGCCACTCCGACCTGTCGCTGTCCGACGGCACCATGCGGGTGCCGGTGCCCGCCGTGCTCGGCCACGAGGGCGCCGGCACCGTCCTGGCGGTCGGCGACGGGGTCACCCATGTCTCGCCCGGTGACGGAGTCGTCCTCAACTGGGCGCCCGCCTGCGGGAATTGCCACGCCTGCTCGCTCGGTGAGGTCTGGCTGTGCGCGAACGCGCTGCTCGGCTCCGGGAACGTGTACGCCCGGCGCGCCTCGGACGGCGCCGACCTCCACCCCGGTCTGAACGTGGCCGCCTTCGCGGAGGAGACGGTCGTGGCCGCCGGCTGTGTGCTCCCCGCACCGGACGGGGTTCCGCTCACCGAAGCGGCCCTGCTCGGCTGCGCCGTCCTCACCGGCTACGGCGCGGTCCACCACGCGGCGCGGGTCCGGGAGGGCGAGACCGTCGCCGTGTTCGGGGCGGGCGGTGTCGGGCTTGCGGCGCTCCAGGCCGCGCGCATCGCCGGCGCGTCCCGGATCGTCGCCGTGGACGTCTCCCCGGCGAAGGAGGAACTGGCCCGTGCGGCGGGGGCCACGGAGTACGTGGTCGCCTCGGAGAACACCGCCCGCGAGATCCGCGGGCTCACCGGCAAGCAGGGCGTGGACGTCGCCGTGGAGTGCGTCGGCCGCGCGGTCACCATCCGGACGGCCTGGGAGTCGACCCGGCGTGGCGGCCGCACCACGGTCGTCGGCATCGGCGGCAGGGACCAGCAGGTCACCTTCAACGCGCTGGAGATCTTCCACTGGGGCCGCACCCTCGCCGGGTGCGTCTACGGCAACTCCGACCCGGCACGCGACGTGCCGGTCCTCGCGGACCATGTGCGCGCCGGCCGCCTGGACCTGTCCGCCCTGGTGACCGACCGCATCTCCCTGGACGACATCCCGGTGGCCTTCGACAACATGCGCGCCGGCAAGGGCGGCAGAGCTCTGGTGACGTTCTGA